A window of Raineyella sp. W15-4 contains these coding sequences:
- a CDS encoding ABC transporter substrate-binding protein: MKISSQLLAPVVALVAAASLTACGGGGGGTAATPSAGPAAVNTSAPLYSALPQAIKDKGSIQVGSDIAYAPMEYYDTDGKTVIGFDKELGDLLATELGVPVVFNNSTFDGLITQLQSHRFDAAISSMSDTKERQQQVDFVDYYLSGSIMFVKAGNPNGLQSVDDLCGKTISLQRGTTQEEYVTSELSPKCEQAGKGKVTVMAFDRESEAMLQIEQGRAVAGIQEYPVAVYNTQQSKGKFQIVGEQVIAGPLGVAVSKDNTQLRDAVQKALQAAITDGSYQKLIDKYQTPQSAVKQATINAG; encoded by the coding sequence ATGAAGATCTCCAGCCAGCTGCTGGCCCCGGTCGTCGCGCTCGTCGCGGCGGCGTCCCTGACGGCGTGCGGCGGTGGGGGCGGTGGCACAGCGGCCACCCCCTCCGCCGGGCCGGCCGCGGTCAACACCTCCGCCCCGCTCTACTCCGCGCTCCCGCAGGCGATCAAGGACAAGGGGTCGATCCAGGTCGGCAGCGACATCGCGTACGCGCCGATGGAGTACTACGACACCGACGGGAAGACCGTGATCGGCTTCGACAAGGAGCTCGGCGACCTGCTGGCGACCGAGCTGGGCGTGCCGGTGGTCTTCAACAACTCGACCTTCGACGGACTGATCACCCAGCTCCAGTCGCACCGCTTCGACGCCGCCATCTCCTCGATGAGCGACACCAAGGAGCGCCAGCAGCAGGTCGACTTCGTCGACTACTACCTGTCCGGCTCGATCATGTTCGTCAAGGCCGGCAACCCGAACGGGCTGCAGTCGGTCGACGACCTGTGCGGCAAGACGATCTCGCTGCAGCGCGGCACCACCCAGGAGGAGTACGTCACCTCCGAGCTGTCGCCGAAGTGCGAGCAGGCCGGCAAGGGCAAGGTCACTGTGATGGCCTTCGACCGGGAATCGGAGGCGATGCTGCAGATCGAGCAGGGCCGGGCGGTCGCCGGCATCCAGGAGTACCCGGTCGCGGTCTACAACACCCAGCAGTCCAAGGGGAAGTTCCAGATCGTCGGTGAGCAGGTGATCGCCGGGCCGCTCGGCGTGGCCGTCTCCAAGGACAACACCCAGCTCCGCGACGCGGTGCAGAAGGCGCTGCAGGCCGCGATCACCGACGGCTCCTACCAGAAGCTGATCGACAAGTACCAGACCCCGCAGAGCGCGGTGAAGCAGGCCACGATCAACGCAGGCTGA
- the glpK gene encoding glycerol kinase GlpK yields the protein MSNDAQYVMAIDQGTTSSRAIIFDHAGDIVSVGQLEHEQIFPRPGWVEHDAEEIWANVNEAIGQALAKAQVNRHQLAAVGITNQRETTVVWDRHTGRPVHHAIVWQDTRTQEICDRLAADGGTERYRSRTGLPLSSYFAGPKVTWILENVPGARERAEAGDLLMGTMDSWVLWNLTGGVDGGVHLTDVTNASRTLLMDLRTLQWDPAICADLGIPASMLPQIRSSAEIYGEGRPNGLLIDTPIAGILGDQQAATFGQACFEKGSAKNTYGTGCFLLMNTGTEPVFSDNGLLTTVGYKIGDRPAHYALEGSIAVAGSLVQWLRDNLRMFDSSAEVEELALRVADNGGAYLVPAFSGLYAPYWRPDARGALVGLTRFVNRGHIARAVLEATAYQTRDVVQAMFADSGVELTSVKVDGGMVANATLMQFQADLLGVPVVRPRVAETTALGAAYAAGIAVGYWAGEDDVVTNWQQGECWTPSMDPAERERLYRCWQKAVTRTFDWIDDDTRQ from the coding sequence ATGAGCAACGACGCCCAGTACGTGATGGCCATCGACCAGGGAACCACGAGTTCCCGCGCGATCATCTTCGACCACGCCGGGGACATCGTCTCCGTCGGTCAGCTGGAGCACGAGCAGATCTTCCCCCGACCCGGTTGGGTCGAACACGACGCCGAGGAGATCTGGGCGAACGTGAACGAGGCGATCGGCCAGGCTCTCGCCAAGGCACAGGTCAATCGTCACCAGCTGGCCGCGGTCGGCATCACCAACCAGCGCGAGACCACCGTGGTGTGGGACCGGCACACCGGCCGGCCGGTCCACCATGCGATCGTCTGGCAGGACACCCGCACCCAGGAGATCTGCGACCGGCTGGCCGCCGACGGCGGGACCGAACGCTACCGCTCCCGCACCGGCCTGCCGCTGTCGAGCTACTTCGCCGGTCCGAAGGTGACCTGGATCCTGGAGAACGTCCCCGGCGCCCGGGAACGGGCCGAGGCGGGCGACCTGCTGATGGGCACCATGGACAGCTGGGTGCTGTGGAACCTGACCGGCGGGGTCGACGGCGGGGTCCACCTGACCGATGTCACCAACGCCTCCCGTACGCTCCTGATGGACCTGCGCACCCTGCAGTGGGACCCGGCGATCTGCGCCGACCTGGGCATCCCGGCCTCGATGCTGCCGCAGATCCGGTCCTCCGCCGAGATCTACGGCGAGGGCCGCCCCAACGGTCTGCTGATCGACACCCCGATCGCCGGCATCCTCGGCGACCAGCAGGCGGCCACCTTCGGCCAGGCCTGCTTCGAGAAGGGCAGCGCCAAGAACACCTACGGCACCGGCTGCTTCCTGCTGATGAACACCGGCACCGAGCCGGTGTTCAGCGACAACGGCCTGCTCACCACGGTCGGCTACAAGATCGGCGACCGGCCGGCCCATTACGCGCTCGAGGGGTCGATCGCGGTGGCCGGCTCGCTGGTCCAGTGGCTGCGGGACAACCTGCGGATGTTCGACAGCTCCGCCGAGGTGGAGGAGCTCGCCCTCCGGGTGGCGGACAACGGCGGGGCCTACCTCGTGCCGGCCTTCTCCGGGCTGTACGCCCCGTACTGGCGCCCGGACGCACGCGGCGCGCTGGTGGGTCTCACCCGCTTCGTCAACCGGGGGCACATCGCCCGGGCGGTGCTCGAGGCGACCGCCTACCAGACCCGCGACGTGGTGCAGGCGATGTTCGCCGACTCCGGGGTCGAGCTGACCTCGGTGAAGGTCGACGGCGGCATGGTCGCCAACGCCACCCTGATGCAGTTCCAGGCTGACCTCCTCGGCGTCCCGGTGGTGCGGCCGCGGGTGGCCGAGACGACGGCGCTCGGCGCTGCGTACGCCGCCGGCATCGCCGTGGGCTACTGGGCCGGTGAGGACGACGTGGTCACCAACTGGCAGCAGGGAGAGTGCTGGACCCCGTCAATGGATCCGGCCGAGCGGGAGCGGCTCTACCGCTGCTGGCAGAAGGCGGTCACCCGGACCTTCGACTGGATCGACGACGACACCCGGCAGTGA
- a CDS encoding MIP/aquaporin family protein, translating to MTLSAIFLSELTGTAALTLLGCGVVAANLLPRSKGRGGGWVLITFGWGLAVFVGVYAAFASGGHLNPAVTVALAVAGRDLAPGVAPTAAAIATYLSAQLLGAFLGAVGCWLVYHDHFREEAPAEDKLGVFATGPAIRHYGWNFVSEFIGTFVLVGWVLVSGHTPAQIGPLAVALVVTVIGMSLGGPTGYAINPVRDLGPRLAHAVLPIPGKGASDWAYAWIPILAPLAGGVAAALTMPLVTAI from the coding sequence ATGACGCTCTCTGCGATCTTCCTGTCCGAACTGACCGGCACCGCCGCCCTCACCCTGTTGGGGTGCGGCGTGGTCGCCGCCAACCTGCTGCCACGCTCCAAGGGCCGTGGCGGGGGCTGGGTGCTGATCACCTTCGGCTGGGGCCTCGCCGTGTTCGTCGGCGTGTACGCCGCCTTCGCCAGCGGCGGCCACCTCAACCCGGCGGTCACCGTCGCCCTGGCGGTCGCCGGGCGCGACCTCGCGCCGGGGGTCGCCCCGACCGCGGCCGCGATCGCCACCTACCTCAGCGCCCAGCTGCTCGGCGCCTTCCTCGGCGCCGTCGGGTGCTGGCTGGTCTACCACGACCACTTCCGGGAGGAGGCGCCCGCCGAGGACAAGCTCGGCGTCTTCGCCACCGGCCCGGCCATCCGCCACTACGGCTGGAACTTCGTCTCCGAGTTCATCGGCACCTTCGTCCTGGTCGGCTGGGTGCTGGTCTCGGGACACACCCCCGCGCAGATCGGGCCGCTGGCGGTCGCCCTGGTGGTGACGGTGATCGGCATGTCCCTCGGCGGGCCGACCGGCTACGCCATCAACCCGGTCCGCGACCTGGGGCCACGCCTCGCCCACGCGGTCCTGCCGATCCCCGGCAAGGGCGCCAGCGACTGGGCGTACGCCTGGATCCCGATCCTGGCACCCTTGGCAGGTGGGGTGGCCGCCGCGCTGACCATGCCCCTCGTCACCGCCATCTGA
- a CDS encoding glycerol-3-phosphate dehydrogenase/oxidase: MASTRLTCESRQAALEAMADDEGLDVLVIGGGVTGAGIALDAATRDLRTGIVEARDWSQGTSSRSSKLVHGGLRYLYQLDFRLVAEALKERGLLLTTIAPHLVKAQPFLWPLRTPVIERAYSAIGVGLYDALAVIGAHGRTVPLQKHYSRKGAKQLFPGIREDALCGAIRFYDARVDDSRLVIDLVRTAAGHGALAASRTELTELVKDADGRVVGAVLTDLETGTTRTVKTRRIINATGVWTQQTQRLGGNGGLKVLASKGIHILVPRERIDATTGIFLRTEKSVLFIIPWQRYWVIGTTDTAWHEDLAHPVATSADIDYILEHANTVLADPLTRDDIIGTYAGLRPLLQPGTMDESQSTKISREHTVTQIAPGLVSIAGGKLTTYRVMAEDAVDFVLGKERATATPSRTTTTPLVGAEGLAGVEAQADRIAAERGWTADRLEHLLGRYGAELPTLLAMIDEDPALAEPLPEAEAYLAAEVAFAVTHEGALHLEDIVNHRVRLAMETPDRGISALPGIAAVAADRLGWDDATRGLEISSYERQARAELEAEHRATDADAVAARLEAEDLRPVRPLGA; encoded by the coding sequence ATGGCCAGTACCCGGTTGACCTGCGAGTCGCGTCAGGCGGCCCTCGAGGCGATGGCGGACGACGAGGGACTCGACGTCCTGGTGATCGGCGGTGGCGTCACCGGCGCCGGGATCGCGCTGGACGCCGCGACCCGTGACCTGCGCACCGGCATCGTCGAGGCCCGCGACTGGAGCCAAGGCACCTCGAGCCGGTCCAGCAAGCTCGTCCACGGCGGGCTGCGCTACCTCTATCAGCTGGACTTCAGGCTGGTCGCCGAGGCCCTCAAGGAGCGCGGGCTGCTGCTCACCACCATCGCACCGCACCTTGTGAAGGCCCAGCCGTTCCTCTGGCCGCTGCGGACCCCGGTGATCGAGCGCGCCTACAGCGCCATCGGTGTCGGCCTGTACGACGCGCTCGCCGTGATCGGTGCCCACGGCCGGACCGTCCCGTTGCAGAAGCACTACTCCAGGAAGGGTGCCAAGCAGCTGTTTCCGGGCATCCGCGAGGACGCGCTGTGCGGGGCGATCCGCTTCTACGACGCCCGGGTGGACGACTCCCGGCTGGTGATCGACCTGGTCCGGACGGCGGCCGGACACGGCGCACTGGCTGCCTCCCGCACCGAGCTCACCGAGCTGGTCAAGGATGCCGACGGTCGCGTCGTCGGCGCGGTCCTCACCGACCTGGAGACCGGGACGACCCGGACCGTGAAGACCCGCCGGATCATCAACGCCACCGGGGTGTGGACCCAGCAGACCCAGCGACTCGGCGGCAACGGCGGCCTCAAGGTGCTGGCCTCCAAGGGCATCCACATCCTGGTTCCCCGGGAGCGGATCGACGCCACCACCGGCATCTTCCTGCGTACCGAGAAGTCGGTGCTGTTCATCATCCCGTGGCAGCGCTACTGGGTGATCGGCACCACCGACACGGCCTGGCACGAGGACCTCGCCCACCCGGTCGCGACCAGCGCCGACATCGACTACATCCTCGAGCACGCCAACACGGTGCTGGCCGACCCGCTGACCCGCGACGACATCATCGGCACTTACGCCGGCCTGCGGCCGCTGTTGCAGCCCGGCACGATGGACGAGTCGCAGTCGACGAAGATCTCCCGCGAGCACACCGTCACCCAGATCGCCCCCGGCCTGGTGTCCATCGCCGGCGGCAAGCTCACCACCTATCGGGTGATGGCCGAGGACGCGGTGGACTTCGTCCTCGGCAAGGAACGGGCGACAGCGACACCGTCCCGGACCACCACCACACCGCTGGTCGGCGCCGAGGGACTGGCCGGGGTGGAGGCACAGGCCGACCGGATCGCCGCGGAACGCGGCTGGACCGCCGATCGCCTCGAGCACCTGCTCGGCCGCTACGGCGCCGAGCTGCCCACCCTGCTGGCGATGATCGACGAGGACCCTGCCCTCGCCGAGCCGCTCCCGGAGGCTGAGGCGTACCTGGCGGCGGAGGTCGCGTTCGCGGTCACCCACGAGGGCGCGCTGCATCTGGAGGACATCGTCAACCACCGGGTCCGGCTCGCGATGGAGACCCCGGACCGCGGGATCAGCGCCCTGCCGGGCATCGCGGCCGTCGCGGCCGACCGGCTCGGCTGGGACGACGCCACCCGCGGGCTCGAGATCTCCTCGTACGAACGCCAGGCCCGCGCCGAGCTCGAGGCCGAGCACCGGGCCACCGACGCCGATGCCGTCGCGGCGCGGCTGGAGGCGGAGGACCTGCGCCCGGTGCGCCCGCTCGGCGCCTGA
- a CDS encoding sugar-binding transcriptional regulator has translation MGDRVSEMYRAAELYYEQGATMDGVARHMRTSRSTVSRLLRDARESGIVRISLVRPEQRTAAGEVLAGMFGIEVHVIPVPDLVGDVERLRLVARAAAQRLAAYAAEAVDPVIGIAWGTTLEQVVHQLEPVPQSRATIVQINGAANPSTSGIPYAGMILQDAGRALGERVVQFPVPAFFDEAETRDVLWRERFVRRMLDLRRRMDVAVFSVGALSGQVASHVYAGGYLSGDEIADLEADGVVGDICTVMLRQDGSWADVAINRRASGMTPEELGAVPHRLCVVGSPGKTRALVGALRAGVVTDLVIDDASARNTVAVLRAG, from the coding sequence ATGGGAGATCGCGTCAGTGAGATGTACCGGGCCGCCGAGCTCTACTACGAGCAGGGCGCGACGATGGACGGTGTCGCCCGGCACATGCGGACGTCACGCTCGACCGTGTCGCGGCTGCTGAGGGATGCCCGGGAGTCGGGGATCGTCCGGATCAGCCTGGTCCGTCCGGAGCAGCGCACCGCGGCCGGCGAGGTGCTCGCCGGGATGTTCGGGATCGAGGTGCACGTCATCCCGGTGCCGGACCTCGTCGGGGACGTCGAACGCCTGCGGCTGGTGGCCCGGGCGGCCGCACAGCGGCTGGCGGCGTACGCGGCGGAAGCGGTGGACCCGGTGATCGGGATCGCCTGGGGCACGACGCTGGAGCAGGTGGTCCACCAGCTCGAGCCGGTCCCGCAGTCGCGCGCGACGATCGTCCAGATCAACGGGGCGGCCAATCCCTCCACCTCCGGCATCCCGTACGCGGGGATGATCCTGCAGGACGCCGGGCGGGCGCTGGGGGAGCGGGTGGTGCAGTTCCCGGTGCCGGCGTTCTTCGACGAGGCGGAGACCCGCGACGTGCTGTGGCGGGAGCGGTTCGTCCGTCGCATGCTCGACCTGCGCCGCCGGATGGACGTCGCCGTCTTCAGCGTCGGTGCGCTCTCCGGGCAGGTCGCCTCGCACGTCTACGCCGGCGGCTACCTGTCCGGCGACGAGATCGCCGATCTCGAGGCGGACGGTGTGGTGGGGGACATCTGCACCGTGATGCTGCGGCAGGACGGCTCCTGGGCCGACGTCGCGATCAACCGGCGGGCGTCCGGCATGACGCCCGAGGAGCTCGGTGCGGTGCCGCACCGGCTGTGCGTCGTCGGCTCACCGGGCAAGACCCGGGCCTTGGTCGGGGCCCTCCGGGCCGGGGTGGTGACCGATCTCGTGATCGACGACGCATCGGCCCGGAACACCGTGGCGGTGCTCCGGGCCGGTTAG
- a CDS encoding histidine phosphatase family protein yields the protein MRLLLLRHGQTPSNVSGLLDTAAPGPGLTELGTRQAAAVPGALDGVPIDAIVVSSLTRTTLTAAPLAHQRALPAMRIDGLREIEAGRLELAADSDAHRTYLGTAFGWARGDLDRRIPGGPDGHQFLRRFDAALATVAAQGWHTVVAVSHGAAIRAWASARVAGVDLDEVASTPLANTGLFEIDGDQTRGWQLVRWNPDPIGGQELAAADAGDPTGEPAGH from the coding sequence GTGCGACTTCTGCTGCTGAGGCACGGCCAGACCCCCTCCAACGTGTCCGGATTGCTCGACACCGCGGCCCCAGGGCCGGGGCTCACCGAGCTCGGCACGCGGCAGGCTGCCGCCGTGCCGGGCGCCCTGGACGGCGTCCCGATCGACGCGATCGTCGTCTCCTCGCTCACCAGGACCACCCTCACCGCAGCGCCGCTGGCACATCAGCGGGCGCTGCCCGCGATGAGGATCGACGGGCTCCGCGAGATCGAGGCCGGCCGACTGGAACTCGCCGCCGACAGCGACGCGCACCGGACGTACCTGGGGACCGCCTTCGGGTGGGCACGTGGGGACCTCGACCGACGCATCCCGGGTGGCCCGGACGGCCACCAGTTCCTGCGCCGGTTCGACGCCGCGCTCGCCACGGTCGCCGCCCAGGGCTGGCACACGGTGGTCGCCGTGTCCCATGGTGCGGCGATCCGCGCCTGGGCGTCCGCCCGCGTCGCCGGGGTCGACCTCGACGAGGTCGCGTCGACCCCGCTGGCGAACACCGGCCTGTTCGAGATCGACGGTGACCAGACCCGGGGCTGGCAGCTGGTGCGGTGGAACCCTGATCCGATCGGCGGCCAGGAATTGGCTGCCGCCGACGCCGGTGACCCGACCGGAGAGCCCGCCGGGCACTGA
- a CDS encoding VOC family protein, whose product MSENTIPQGRPIWIDLTTTDIEKARAFYGTVFGWTFEDQGPDFGNYNMVKSGDAFIGGMMGRVPEMPAGPDVWTVYLNTPDAQATCDKATEHGGSVMVPPMQVGGSGTMGVIIDSGNCATGFWQPGDFEGTQKTAVAGTPCWFEIFTPAYATSLDFYRDVFGWDIVPMSDTDEFRYSTNGPDRAAVAGIMEATFLGEGHPGFWRTYLGAVDVDATAATIVEAGGSVVEAPQDSPYGRFATVADDQGANFLIVQAPPA is encoded by the coding sequence ATGAGCGAGAACACGATTCCGCAGGGTCGCCCGATCTGGATCGACCTCACCACCACCGACATCGAGAAGGCCCGCGCGTTCTACGGCACCGTCTTCGGCTGGACCTTCGAGGACCAGGGCCCGGACTTCGGCAACTACAACATGGTCAAGTCCGGGGACGCCTTCATCGGCGGCATGATGGGCCGGGTGCCCGAGATGCCGGCGGGTCCCGACGTCTGGACCGTCTACCTGAACACCCCCGACGCGCAGGCCACCTGTGACAAGGCCACCGAGCACGGCGGCAGCGTGATGGTCCCGCCGATGCAGGTCGGCGGCTCCGGCACCATGGGCGTGATCATCGACTCGGGCAACTGCGCCACCGGCTTCTGGCAGCCCGGCGATTTCGAGGGGACCCAGAAGACGGCCGTCGCCGGCACCCCGTGCTGGTTCGAGATCTTCACCCCGGCGTACGCCACCAGCCTCGACTTCTACCGCGACGTGTTCGGCTGGGACATCGTCCCGATGAGCGACACCGACGAGTTCCGCTACTCCACCAACGGCCCCGACCGGGCGGCCGTCGCCGGGATCATGGAGGCGACCTTCCTCGGTGAGGGTCATCCCGGCTTCTGGCGTACGTACCTCGGCGCCGTGGACGTCGACGCGACCGCCGCGACGATCGTCGAGGCCGGCGGCTCGGTCGTCGAGGCACCACAGGACTCGCCGTACGGGCGCTTCGCCACGGTGGCCGATGACCAGGGCGCCAACTTCCTGATCGTCCAGGCCCCGCCCGCCTGA
- a CDS encoding MBL fold metallo-hydrolase — protein sequence MASATLTFLGAAGTVTGSKFLLTFGRRRILVDAGMYQGEKRWRSMNWAPFPVDPAEIDDVVLTHAHLDHCGYLPRLVKEGFTGDVWATEGTAALAEIVLRDAAYLQERDAEHAARYGYSKHHPALPLYTEDDVRETLTHVRQVAYDTDVDLGHGIRCRWTRAGHILGSASVRVSTERTAILFSGDVGRHDHPVLRARDIPPGAPFVVIESTYGDREHPEPERPHEDFAAAIRDTVARGGKVLIPAFAVDRTEVVLKTIGEMQQDGRIPMVPIYVNSPMALNALRVYRSTAHRAELRPDLDVEEFLGLPNVHETPDADSSRELNDLQGPAIIISSSGMATGGRVLHHLEELLPGRRNTVILTGYQAAGTRGRSLEEGARELKLHGRYIPVRAQIVRDAEFSVHADSTDLMDWLRDLDQVPETVFIVHGERDAAAALHERIAAELGWTSAVARYGEVVVVEPCPGTADDR from the coding sequence ATGGCCTCCGCGACACTGACCTTCCTCGGCGCGGCCGGCACGGTCACCGGCTCCAAGTTCCTGCTCACCTTCGGCCGACGGCGCATCCTCGTCGACGCCGGCATGTACCAGGGCGAGAAGCGCTGGCGCTCGATGAACTGGGCGCCCTTCCCGGTGGATCCGGCCGAGATCGACGATGTGGTCCTCACCCACGCCCATCTGGACCACTGCGGCTACCTGCCCCGGCTGGTCAAGGAGGGGTTCACCGGGGATGTCTGGGCGACCGAGGGCACCGCGGCGCTGGCCGAGATCGTGCTCCGGGACGCGGCGTACCTCCAGGAGCGCGACGCCGAGCACGCCGCCCGGTACGGCTACTCCAAGCACCATCCGGCCCTGCCGCTCTACACCGAGGACGACGTCCGGGAGACGCTCACCCACGTCCGGCAGGTGGCGTACGACACCGACGTCGACCTCGGCCACGGCATCCGCTGCCGGTGGACCCGGGCCGGCCACATCCTCGGGTCGGCCAGCGTACGGGTGTCGACCGAGCGGACGGCGATCCTCTTCTCCGGCGACGTCGGCCGGCACGACCACCCGGTGCTACGGGCTCGCGACATCCCGCCGGGCGCCCCGTTCGTGGTCATCGAGTCGACGTACGGTGACCGGGAACACCCCGAGCCCGAGCGGCCGCACGAGGATTTCGCCGCCGCGATCCGCGACACCGTCGCCCGCGGCGGGAAGGTGCTGATCCCGGCCTTCGCGGTGGACCGTACGGAGGTGGTGCTCAAGACCATCGGGGAGATGCAGCAGGACGGCCGGATCCCGATGGTGCCGATCTACGTCAACAGCCCGATGGCGCTCAACGCCCTGCGGGTCTACCGCTCCACCGCGCACCGCGCCGAGCTGCGGCCCGATCTGGACGTCGAGGAGTTCCTCGGCCTGCCGAACGTCCACGAGACCCCCGATGCGGACAGCTCCCGCGAGCTGAATGACCTGCAGGGTCCGGCGATCATCATCTCCTCGTCGGGAATGGCGACCGGCGGCCGGGTGCTGCACCATCTGGAGGAGCTGCTCCCCGGCCGACGCAACACCGTCATCCTCACCGGCTACCAGGCCGCCGGCACCCGCGGCCGGAGTCTGGAGGAGGGCGCCCGGGAGCTCAAGCTGCACGGCCGCTACATCCCGGTGCGGGCCCAGATCGTCCGGGACGCGGAGTTCTCCGTGCACGCCGACAGCACCGACCTGATGGACTGGTTGCGCGACCTCGACCAGGTCCCGGAGACGGTGTTCATCGTGCACGGCGAGCGGGACGCGGCGGCGGCGCTGCACGAACGGATCGCCGCCGAACTCGGCTGGACCTCGGCCGTCGCCCGGTACGGCGAGGTGGTGGTCGTCGAGCCGTGCCCCGGCACGGCTGACGACCGCTGA
- a CDS encoding TetR/AcrR family transcriptional regulator, translating into MARVSKAPEERREQLLDVAAGLCASVGFDAFSIDQLTREASVAKGTFYYYFDSKDDLLAALVERFVDALFAELEATAGRLEGTGIVRFRTLMLGATAWKTGHVDDALGFVPLLYKRENLALRYHLFDEWAGRMREIFLPLIELGTADGSLAVDDPEATTDLVLSIWVEGASRMYDRALVTTTEDAWVSTLLRGIDALTTAVERVLGAAPGSFRVPMDPALLRAGRVPFLAALGGPSDHRT; encoded by the coding sequence GTGGCCAGGGTCTCGAAGGCACCGGAGGAGCGACGCGAGCAGCTGCTCGACGTGGCTGCCGGGCTGTGCGCCTCGGTCGGCTTCGACGCCTTCTCGATCGACCAGCTGACGCGCGAGGCGTCGGTGGCCAAGGGGACGTTCTACTACTACTTCGACTCCAAGGACGACCTGCTCGCCGCCCTGGTCGAACGGTTCGTGGACGCCCTGTTCGCCGAGCTGGAGGCCACGGCGGGCCGCCTGGAGGGCACCGGGATCGTACGTTTCCGCACCCTGATGCTGGGAGCGACCGCCTGGAAGACCGGCCACGTGGACGACGCTCTCGGCTTCGTCCCGCTGCTGTACAAGCGGGAGAACCTCGCCCTGCGCTACCACCTGTTCGACGAGTGGGCGGGACGCATGCGGGAGATCTTCCTTCCGCTGATCGAGCTGGGCACCGCCGATGGGTCGCTCGCGGTCGATGACCCGGAGGCGACCACCGACCTGGTGCTGTCGATCTGGGTGGAGGGGGCGAGCCGGATGTACGACCGGGCCCTCGTCACGACGACCGAGGACGCCTGGGTGAGCACCCTGCTGCGGGGGATCGACGCCCTGACGACCGCGGTCGAACGCGTCCTCGGAGCGGCTCCGGGATCGTTCCGGGTGCCGATGGATCCGGCCCTGTTGCGGGCCGGCCGTGTTCCGTTCCTGGCGGCCCTGGGTGGGCCGTCCGATCACCGAACGTAG
- a CDS encoding efflux RND transporter periplasmic adaptor subunit: protein MKKGRIIAGVAALAVLAALGGGYAFSRQAGKPTVNTARASLQDLSVSVSAPGTVDAVSRTSVFSPVAGTLDSVRVTDGQTVKAGDVLATLDQASLRAAVAQADAQVAQADAQGQAAKSALATARAQRASARAMPHATDDQISARNAALSAADAAEQSANAASSAAAAAQSAAAIARTNAQNNVRNSTITAPIGGTVSFPVLTVTSLTGSGPTAAAGASVTTATPVFTIVDLSKVDFAAQVDEADIAGVKTDQKASVTLDAFAGHPFDGTVSEIATSSMTTKTGGTAFIVKVPLSPGDSTLRLGMSGNVSIATESIGGALVVPVQSVQSDGATKYVYKVAGGKVTRARVDVGASTDTLTQITSGLTVGDVVATTQLGSLKEGAAVNVAG, encoded by the coding sequence ATGAAGAAGGGGCGCATCATTGCCGGTGTCGCCGCGCTGGCCGTCCTCGCCGCCCTCGGCGGTGGGTACGCCTTCTCGCGACAGGCCGGCAAGCCGACGGTGAACACCGCTCGGGCCTCCCTCCAGGACCTTTCCGTCAGCGTCTCGGCGCCGGGGACCGTGGACGCGGTCTCCCGGACCTCGGTCTTCTCGCCGGTCGCAGGCACCCTGGACAGCGTCCGGGTCACCGACGGCCAGACGGTCAAGGCCGGCGACGTCCTCGCCACCCTGGACCAGGCGTCGTTGCGGGCCGCCGTCGCCCAGGCGGATGCCCAGGTCGCCCAGGCCGATGCCCAGGGGCAGGCGGCGAAGTCGGCGCTCGCCACCGCCCGGGCGCAACGCGCCAGCGCCCGCGCGATGCCGCATGCCACCGATGACCAGATCTCCGCTCGCAACGCCGCCCTCTCCGCGGCCGACGCGGCCGAGCAGTCGGCCAACGCCGCCTCGAGTGCCGCCGCGGCGGCCCAGTCCGCCGCGGCCATCGCCCGGACGAACGCCCAGAACAACGTCCGGAACTCGACGATCACCGCCCCGATCGGCGGCACCGTCTCGTTCCCCGTGCTGACCGTGACGTCCCTGACCGGCTCCGGGCCGACGGCCGCCGCGGGCGCCTCGGTCACCACCGCGACCCCCGTCTTCACCATCGTCGACCTGTCCAAGGTCGACTTCGCCGCCCAGGTCGACGAGGCCGACATCGCCGGGGTGAAGACTGACCAGAAGGCGTCGGTCACCCTCGACGCCTTCGCCGGTCATCCCTTCGACGGCACCGTGTCGGAGATCGCGACGAGCTCGATGACCACCAAGACGGGTGGCACCGCGTTCATCGTCAAGGTGCCACTGTCGCCGGGTGACTCCACGCTGCGGCTCGGGATGAGCGGCAACGTCTCGATCGCGACCGAGTCCATCGGTGGCGCGCTGGTCGTCCCGGTCCAGTCGGTCCAGAGCGACGGCGCCACCAAGTACGTCTACAAGGTCGCCGGCGGCAAGGTGACCCGCGCCCGGGTCGACGTGGGCGCCTCCACCGACACCCTCACCCAGATCACCTCGGGACTCACCGTCGGTGACGTCGTCGCGACCACCCAGCTGGGGTCCCTCAAGGAGGGGGCGGCCGTCAATGTGGCGGGATAG